The following are encoded together in the Halopiger aswanensis genome:
- a CDS encoding DUF2150 family protein has product MSNPPTEFYSEERWQNWIDRIKDEDIDPEDESSARLLLNLQDDTAIAVAKIVSAYDDGDLEQEEALGEIEDVREIVLGEVDIEDEEKLILVDGVQTSLVCVFFAAEEYIANGPAEDGSVGDYLGAAADAEAEEDLDAALGYAAQAGTLIIDGEELDMEVAEGLEYGLVTEWINGLDSLQSAMSDPEVVEEDDE; this is encoded by the coding sequence ATGAGCAATCCCCCGACCGAGTTCTACTCGGAGGAACGCTGGCAGAACTGGATCGATCGCATCAAGGACGAAGACATCGATCCGGAAGACGAGTCGTCGGCTCGGTTGCTACTGAATTTGCAGGACGACACGGCGATCGCGGTCGCCAAGATCGTCTCCGCCTACGACGACGGGGACCTCGAGCAGGAGGAAGCGCTCGGCGAAATCGAGGACGTCCGCGAGATCGTCCTCGGCGAGGTCGACATCGAGGACGAGGAGAAACTCATTCTCGTCGACGGCGTCCAGACCAGTCTCGTCTGCGTCTTCTTCGCGGCCGAGGAGTACATCGCCAACGGCCCGGCCGAAGACGGCAGCGTCGGCGACTACCTCGGGGCTGCGGCCGACGCCGAAGCCGAAGAGGATCTCGATGCGGCGCTCGGCTACGCCGCCCAGGCCGGGACGCTCATCATCGACGGCGAGGAGCTCGACATGGAGGTCGCCGAGGGCCTCGAGTACGGCCTAGTAACGGAGTGGATCAACGGCCTCGACAGCCTCCAGAGCGCGATGAGCGATCCGGAGGTCGTCGAGGAGGACGACGAGTAA